The Myroides fluvii region ACTGTACCTGGACTAATCATAATAAAGAAGTCTAAATAGTGACCTACAATAATACAAGTACCCGCCATAACAACAATCCAAGATAAGCGTTTAAAATCTGTGTTGATCAATAATAATAAAGGCAACGCAAAGTTCAATAGTAACATTCCGAAGAATGGTAAGTTGTATTCTTGAATTCTAAAGATAAAGTAAGTAACCTCTTCTGGAATGTTAGAGTACCACTGTAACATGAATTGAGAGAACCAAAGGTAAGTCCAGAAAATACTTAAACCAAACATAAATTTAGCTAAGTCGTGAATATGACTTGTATTAACAAACTCTAAGTAACCTTTGCTTTTCAAATACAACGTAGTAAACGCGATTGTCGTGATCCCCGTTACAAAGAAACTAGCAAATACATACCATCCGAATAAAGTACTGTACCAGTGTGTATCGATAGACATAATCCAGTCCCAAGATGCCATTGATTCAGTAACGATAAAGAAAGCTAAGAAACCAGCAGATGCTTTAAACATCTTTTTATGGAAAGTTAGATCGCCTGTTTCGTCTAATTTCAACGATTGTTTTCTCATATAGATTCTATACAAGTTCCAACCACCTAAGAAAATGATTGCTCTTAGTAAGAAAAATGGAATATTCAAATAACCTGTTTTACCTTGAATTAAAGCATCATGCTCTACGATTGCAGGATCCATCCAAATGAATAGGTGGTTACCTCCTAGCGAGCTAGCTACTAATAAAAGGAAGAAGATAATAGAACCAGGTAATAGATAAGCCGTCAATCCTTCCATAACGCGGAAAAGAACTGGTGACCATCCTGCTGCAGCTGCGTAATTGATTCCGTAAAAAGCTAAAATCCCAAGAGAAACAAGCATTACAAAAATACAAGCAACATATACAGCTGTCCAAGGTTTATTTTGCATCTGTGATAACACATGCTCTAAATGTTTTTGATGAGCCTCATGATCCGCTTCAGAAACTTCACTGTGGTCACCACCATGTGCAGCGCCACCGTGGTGAGCTTGCTCATTTAAAATCTGCTCTACTTCAGCAGTTGTCTTTGGCGCACTGAAAAACCCATACGCAATCCCTACTAATCCTAGAACCATCAGGATCATCGCAAAGGTTTTCAAATTTTTTGATAATGTGTACATATCTAAACTTTCAACTAAGTTTTACAATTTATTATTCTGATTTCAATTTAAGCACATAATCAGTCACTAACCAACGCTCGTGTTGCGTCAATTGGTTTTTATGCGCTCCCATTGAATTCAAACCATAAGTAATAACGTGGTAAATTCCTCCTTCAGTAAGTTCTCTATCATGATAGTTAGGAACCCCTAAGAATTTTTCTCTTTTCACCAAATTACCTTTTCCATCACCACTTGCACCGTGACAAACTGAGCAGTAAATTGCGTATAACGCTTTACCTTTCTCAAGATCTTTTTCATCTGCAGTTAAGGGTGATTTTAAATGTAGTCTCGCTTCCGCTAAACCTTCAGGAGTATCAGCGTACTCTTCTGGTTGAAATCCACGAGGCACAGATCCTTCTGCAGGAAGTTGTCCTTCCTTACCATTTGCAAAAACAGTTGTCGGCACTTCAGAGTATGTTTCATATGCAACAGATTCGTACATATTTGGCATAAACTGATAGTTAGGACGCTCTTTGTTAAAACAAGACGTAGTCAAAACAGCTACACCCGCTAAAGTTACTATTTTATATATCGATTTCATGCTACTATTACTTTTCAATTACTTTAACTTCAACTGCTCCTGTACCTTTGAAAAATTCAATAGCAGTATCTTCGTCTCCTTTTAAAGCAACCTCCATTAAGAAATGGTCATCAGTTGTTCTTACATCAGGGTTTTCAGCTGTTTTAAAAGGCCATAATTTACTTCTAAAGAAGAAAGTTAACACCATTAAGTGGGCAGAAAACAACACGGTCATCTCAAACATAATAGGCACAAAAGCTGGCATATTTTGGATAAAACTAAAACTAGGTTTTCCTCCGATGTCTTGTGGCCAATCGACAATCATGATAAAATACATCATGCTTGTACCAAATGCTAAACCTACTAAACCGTATAAGAATGCACAAATAGCTAATCTAGTTGGTTTTAATCCCATCGCCTTATCTAGTCCGTGAACTGGGAAAGGCGTGTATATCTCTTCAATGTGATGGTGAGCAGATCTTGTTTCTTTAACTGCATCTAACAACACATCATCATCATTGTATATTGCGTGAATAAACTTATTACTCATAACGAATTAGTGATTTAATGATTGATGACCTTCTTTACTATCTCTTTCTTTTTTGTAGTATTCACCTGATGATTTCAAAATTGTTTTCACCTCTGCTTGCGCAATTACAGGGAAACTTCTTGAATACAACAAGAATAACACGAAGAAGAAACCGATTGTTCCAATATAAATACCAGCATCAACAAATGTTGGTTGGAACATTGTCCAAGATGACGGTAAGTAATCTCTGTGTAACGAGGTAACGATAATTACGAAACGCTCGAACCACATCCCTACGTTTACCACAATTGAGATAATGAATGAAGCTAAAATATTAGTTCTAATTTTCTTCACCCACATTACTTGCGGAGAAATTACGTTACAAGTCATCATCAACCAATAAGACCACCAGTATGGACCAGAAGCACGGTTTAAGAAAGCGTATTGTTCATACTCTACTCCTGAATACCAAGCTACCCATAGCTCTGTGATATAAGCTACCCCAACCACAGATCCTGTAATCATTACGATGATGTTCATCAACTCAATATGTTGAACTGTAATATAATCTTCTAGGTTAGAAACTTTTCTCATGATGATCAACAACGTATTTACCATCGCGAATCCCGAGAAAATCGCACCCGCAACGAAGTACGGTGGTAAGATTGTTGTATGCCATCCTGGAATCACTGAAGTAGCAAAGTCAAAAGATACAATCGTGTGTACAGAAAGTACAAGTGGAGTAGCTAAACCAGCTAATACTAAGTGCACTTCCTCAAAACGTTGCCAATCTTTTGCTCTTCCAGACCAACCGAAAGATAAAATTGAATATACTCTTTTTGTAAATGGGGTGATAGCTCTATCACGTAACATAGCGAAGTCAGGTAATAAACCAGTCCACCAGAAAACTAATGATACTGATAAGTACGTAGAAATCGCGAATACGTCCCATAATAACGGCGAGTTAAAGTTTACCCATAACGAACCAAATTGGTTTGGAATAGGCAATACCCAGTACGCTAACCATGGGCGACCCATATGTATAATAGGGAATAAACCAGCCTGAACTACTGAGAAAATTGTCATGGCCTCAGCAGAACGGTTAATTGCCATTCTCCATTTTTGTCTAAATAATAATAATACAGCAGAAATTAATGTACCGGCGTGACCGATACCAACCCACCAAACGAAATTGGTAATATCCCAAGCCCATCCAACAGTTTTATTTAATCCCCAAGTACCTATACCTGTACCTACAGTGTAAGCCATACAGCCAACACCCCATAGGAAAGCTAACAAAGCTATAGCGAATACTCTCCACCATAATTTATTTGCTCGTCCTTCAACAGGTCTAGCCACATCCACAGTTATATCGTGGTAAGATTTCTTACCGATAACTAAAGGTTTTCTAATGGGTGCTTCGTAATGTGACGACATAATCCTTTATATGTTTCTTTAATTAATACTTCTTTTTAAACTAGATATTTCTAACCTTAACGTGATAGAATACATTTGGTTTTGTACCGATGTGCTCTAACAAGTGGTATGTTCTATCTGATTCAGCTAATTTAGTAATTTCTGATTCTTTTTCATTAACATCTCCAAATACCATAGCTCCACTTGAACAAGCAGCAGAACAAGCAGTTTCGAATTCGTTTGGACGAACCGCTCTACCTTCATTCTTCGCTTTCAAGATTGTTGCTTGCGTCATTTGAATACACAATGAACATTTCTCCATTACCCCTCTTGAACGAACTACTACGTCTGGGTTTAAC contains the following coding sequences:
- a CDS encoding quinol:cytochrome C oxidoreductase, with product MYTLSKNLKTFAMILMVLGLVGIAYGFFSAPKTTAEVEQILNEQAHHGGAAHGGDHSEVSEADHEAHQKHLEHVLSQMQNKPWTAVYVACIFVMLVSLGILAFYGINYAAAAGWSPVLFRVMEGLTAYLLPGSIIFFLLLVASSLGGNHLFIWMDPAIVEHDALIQGKTGYLNIPFFLLRAIIFLGGWNLYRIYMRKQSLKLDETGDLTFHKKMFKASAGFLAFFIVTESMASWDWIMSIDTHWYSTLFGWYVFASFFVTGITTIAFTTLYLKSKGYLEFVNTSHIHDLAKFMFGLSIFWTYLWFSQFMLQWYSNIPEEVTYFIFRIQEYNLPFFGMLLLNFALPLLLLINTDFKRLSWIVVMAGTCIIVGHYLDFFIMISPGTVGGSWFIGVPEIAALMFFIGLFIYVGFTAISKAPLLAKNNPLIEESKHFHY
- a CDS encoding c-type cytochrome, with amino-acid sequence MKSIYKIVTLAGVAVLTTSCFNKERPNYQFMPNMYESVAYETYSEVPTTVFANGKEGQLPAEGSVPRGFQPEEYADTPEGLAEARLHLKSPLTADEKDLEKGKALYAIYCSVCHGASGDGKGNLVKREKFLGVPNYHDRELTEGGIYHVITYGLNSMGAHKNQLTQHERWLVTDYVLKLKSE
- a CDS encoding DUF3341 domain-containing protein; this translates as MSNKFIHAIYNDDDVLLDAVKETRSAHHHIEEIYTPFPVHGLDKAMGLKPTRLAICAFLYGLVGLAFGTSMMYFIMIVDWPQDIGGKPSFSFIQNMPAFVPIMFEMTVLFSAHLMVLTFFFRSKLWPFKTAENPDVRTTDDHFLMEVALKGDEDTAIEFFKGTGAVEVKVIEK
- the nrfD gene encoding NrfD/PsrC family molybdoenzyme membrane anchor subunit, with product MSSHYEAPIRKPLVIGKKSYHDITVDVARPVEGRANKLWWRVFAIALLAFLWGVGCMAYTVGTGIGTWGLNKTVGWAWDITNFVWWVGIGHAGTLISAVLLLFRQKWRMAINRSAEAMTIFSVVQAGLFPIIHMGRPWLAYWVLPIPNQFGSLWVNFNSPLLWDVFAISTYLSVSLVFWWTGLLPDFAMLRDRAITPFTKRVYSILSFGWSGRAKDWQRFEEVHLVLAGLATPLVLSVHTIVSFDFATSVIPGWHTTILPPYFVAGAIFSGFAMVNTLLIIMRKVSNLEDYITVQHIELMNIIVMITGSVVGVAYITELWVAWYSGVEYEQYAFLNRASGPYWWSYWLMMTCNVISPQVMWVKKIRTNILASFIISIVVNVGMWFERFVIIVTSLHRDYLPSSWTMFQPTFVDAGIYIGTIGFFFVLFLLYSRSFPVIAQAEVKTILKSSGEYYKKERDSKEGHQSLNH